A DNA window from Mycolicibacter terrae contains the following coding sequences:
- a CDS encoding class I SAM-dependent methyltransferase, giving the protein MAATDLFARRATLARSVHLLSQFRYEQSDPARFYGALALDTAALVTDLWRGVHGDDPIGSTVLDVGGGPGYFATAFAEAGLRYIGVEPDPGEVHAMHAAGSATSPGTFVRASGMALPFADDSVDICLSSNVAEHVPRPWRLGDEMLRVTRPGGLVLLSYTVWLGPFGGHEMGLTHYLGGRRAAARYTRRHGHPPKNNYGSSLFAVSAAEGLDWARHTGALVAAFPRYHPRWAWWMTSAPGLREFLVSNLVLVLQAD; this is encoded by the coding sequence GTGGCCGCCACCGATCTGTTCGCCCGACGCGCGACGCTGGCCCGCTCGGTGCACCTGCTGAGCCAGTTCCGCTACGAACAGAGCGACCCGGCCCGGTTCTATGGTGCGCTGGCCCTCGACACCGCAGCCCTGGTCACCGACCTGTGGCGGGGCGTGCACGGGGACGACCCGATCGGGAGCACCGTGCTCGACGTCGGCGGGGGGCCGGGCTACTTCGCGACCGCATTCGCCGAGGCCGGCCTGCGCTACATCGGTGTGGAACCCGACCCCGGGGAAGTGCATGCAATGCATGCGGCCGGGTCCGCGACCTCCCCGGGCACCTTCGTGCGGGCGTCGGGGATGGCGTTGCCGTTCGCCGACGACAGCGTGGACATCTGCCTGTCGTCCAACGTCGCCGAACACGTGCCGCGGCCCTGGCGGCTCGGGGACGAGATGCTGCGGGTCACCAGGCCGGGCGGGCTGGTCCTGCTGTCCTACACGGTGTGGCTGGGCCCGTTCGGCGGCCACGAAATGGGCCTGACCCACTATCTGGGCGGGCGCAGAGCCGCGGCTCGCTACACCCGCAGGCACGGCCACCCGCCCAAGAACAACTACGGTTCGTCACTGTTTGCGGTGTCGGCGGCCGAGGGGCTGGACTGGGCCCGTCACACCGGTGCGCTCGTCGCGGCTTTCCCCCGCTATCACCCGCGATGGGCGTGGTGGATGACCTCTGCACCCGGCCTTCGCGAGTTCCTGGTCAGCAATCTGGTGCTGGTTCTACAAGCCGACTGA
- a CDS encoding thiol-disulfide oxidoreductase DCC family protein gives MTNAHAAPVLLYDGVCGVCNRSVQTILRHDRRGTLRFAALDSDFARAVIERHPDLQGIDSMVFVDDPGQPGEQVSVRSAGALKVVRYLGGPFRLLLAARIIPAGIRDRLYDRFAAVRYRIGGKHDTCPVPAPEVRARFLG, from the coding sequence ATGACGAACGCCCACGCTGCGCCGGTGCTGCTCTACGACGGCGTCTGCGGAGTCTGCAACCGATCGGTCCAGACCATCCTTCGCCACGACCGGCGCGGCACCCTGCGATTCGCCGCCCTGGACAGCGACTTCGCCCGCGCGGTCATCGAGCGCCATCCGGACCTGCAAGGCATCGACTCCATGGTCTTCGTCGACGACCCCGGTCAACCCGGCGAGCAGGTCAGCGTTCGATCGGCGGGGGCCCTGAAGGTGGTGCGCTATCTGGGCGGGCCGTTCCGGCTACTCCTGGCGGCCCGCATTATTCCCGCTGGAATCCGTGACCGTCTCTACGACCGCTTCGCCGCCGTCCGCTATCGAATCGGCGGCAAGCATGACACTTGTCCGGTGCCGGCGCCGGAAGTGCGCGCACGGTTCCTGGGTTGA
- a CDS encoding glycosyltransferase family 4 protein, which produces MSGVRSVLLLCWRDTGHPQGGGSEAYLQRIGAELAAAGVAVTLRTAHYPGAPKHEVVDGVRISRRGGRYTVYLWALAVMAAARVGLGPLRRVRPDAVIDTQNGLPFLARLIYGRRVAMLVHHCHREQWPVAGPVLSRIGWLVESRLSPWLNRRNQYVTVSLPSARDLIELGVGAERIAVVRNGLDEAPPATLSGPRAEAPRVVVLSRLVPHKQIEDALDAVAALRSRVPGLRLDVIGGGWWGDRLVQHATALGITDAVTFHGHVDEDTKHRLVQQAWVHVLPSRKEGWGLAVVEAGQHGVPTIGYRASGGLADSIVDGVTGLLVDDHDELVGQLHRLLADAVLREQLGGKAQDRSAEFSWRQSADGLREVLEAVRERRYVSGVV; this is translated from the coding sequence GTGTCCGGTGTGCGCTCCGTCCTGCTGCTGTGCTGGCGTGACACCGGGCATCCGCAGGGCGGCGGCAGTGAGGCCTACCTGCAGCGCATCGGCGCGGAGTTGGCCGCCGCCGGAGTCGCGGTCACGCTGCGCACCGCCCACTACCCGGGTGCACCCAAACACGAAGTCGTCGACGGGGTGCGGATCAGTCGCCGCGGCGGTCGCTACACGGTGTACCTGTGGGCACTGGCGGTGATGGCGGCCGCGCGCGTCGGGCTCGGCCCGCTGCGGCGGGTGCGGCCGGACGCGGTGATCGACACCCAGAACGGCCTGCCGTTCCTGGCGCGGCTGATCTACGGACGCCGGGTCGCGATGCTGGTGCACCACTGCCACCGTGAGCAATGGCCGGTGGCCGGACCGGTGTTGAGCCGGATCGGCTGGCTGGTGGAGTCGCGACTGTCGCCGTGGCTGAACCGGCGTAACCAGTACGTGACGGTGTCGCTGCCCTCAGCACGCGATTTGATCGAACTGGGTGTGGGCGCCGAACGCATCGCGGTGGTGCGTAACGGCCTCGACGAGGCGCCGCCGGCGACGCTGTCCGGCCCGCGAGCCGAGGCACCCAGGGTGGTGGTGCTGTCCCGGCTGGTGCCGCACAAGCAGATCGAGGATGCCCTGGATGCGGTCGCCGCACTGCGTAGCCGGGTGCCCGGTCTGCGCCTCGACGTCATCGGCGGCGGTTGGTGGGGCGATCGCCTGGTGCAGCACGCCACGGCCCTGGGGATCACCGACGCGGTCACCTTCCACGGCCACGTCGACGAGGACACCAAACACCGACTGGTGCAACAGGCGTGGGTGCATGTGCTGCCGTCCCGCAAGGAGGGGTGGGGGCTGGCTGTCGTCGAGGCCGGCCAGCACGGGGTGCCCACCATCGGCTATCGGGCCTCCGGCGGCCTGGCCGATTCGATCGTCGACGGGGTGACCGGGCTGCTGGTCGACGATCACGACGAACTGGTCGGGCAGCTTCACCGGTTGCTGGCGGACGCGGTGCTGCGCGAACAGCTCGGCGGCAAGGCGCAGGACCGCAGCGCCGAATTCTCTTGGCGGCAAAGCGCTGACGGCCTGCGCGAGGTGCTCGAGGCGGTACGCGAACGCCGCTACGTCAGCGGCGTGGTCTGA